The following proteins are co-located in the Chaetodon auriga isolate fChaAug3 chromosome 23, fChaAug3.hap1, whole genome shotgun sequence genome:
- the LOC143316259 gene encoding uncharacterized protein LOC143316259 isoform X6 yields MADGRQPDEHWSSNGQENGENGYSAYSSAYRENGYHGGAAAHPGTTVDDSANLPPSPPPSPSAEQIGPVAQAQPEECISKASCESAMKEDEPQMASLHQKELAIERATPEDADLASIKPPSPSVKEKELSDTSSIEHGNQDRKAIVEGAAECNLPESKAQEANQPLLTEEFSNRKPEDKEGIALPGKSGATMDESKEEPAAALDKVGQDSGSDIRLHETQVTDIQTVDQRQETAKSSPEPEKLKATSDILAGHGSGAKTYFETSSKSHEEESSQTQSYYELSTAAETTLSGETESPIQKLEEQQDRKAKTSSGKVSLEQRSLSLNITVGSSAGQAVTGEKSKTLSERLCPISGSFDESEVYPATPSVESQHQFTPAVSITPTTTESSEDIPTDVETPLPSDKHNSTFERSGSLSEMLDLAGALPRPSLEKREHDHMRRKSMPTNVSALVGSSLAKLALGEQTSKVVGGENQLEELGYCVFSEYSGPMPSPADVPSPGDSPHQRFPSMESEVEEELGNTEVEGVQKVMQQQDHKGIIPEMSQKAVFEKKDAPIKSTLILEKAVTSGVKPDRLRIPMTSSKDRLTEFRLESGLPGDIKIQAIPEVDVEKDPSREASPIPPDNSFTFSLTENGSKAPPTPTTPKSTDDTPQETQVTEEKAGKDVLLEVKAENDQEAEKIDNKQTNLDEGLQKSELKESKQRSDGPEVISSQCLESTEEDCKKIQSEHGTPTRLDSIEKQETSKAVQDLSTGKPLDEKNTQIQFQEVTLDKCSPRPCTSSPVIIIPQAQVEEEADEEDDIEIAEEPQEMMEDAEPPVQAEGHLIKVDGKEEPKKEQVRLMVGDQMVEDDPKSGAEEWSHSAQNSDDGEPATDSSHLSPCSDHDQPVEGGRDEGMGEDKVAEDAQMNRDKGKKEQGEAVKGGQTREREMEEAGLDEVGEEKEQKIMEEDNESEARMGEKEDDIETGQEVEETQTSQAANDETTMDVSILDTDSGWMDSQDDDKSVMTEQIEALPQTQSPTSTPVVDRPAKRAPGRGRGRPGAIESRVLRKVTSHHPPREEIKKKKGARRADQNKVSALQSRSPSRKSVAKAAARHPRPALLHGSARRKATGMESYQPLSVAHQSRERTTERAYRSPEKRSSLPRPAKSLTRHIPAAEQEDNSTPSRPTSFQSRVDSRSGRGPGMAGTDSARSRSVRSGASTPGSSAVTPGTPPSYSCRTPGSRTPGSHTPKSFSVLQEKKVAVIRTPPKSPSSAQRQLKVLNQPLPDLKNVKSKIGSTSNLKHQPKGGQVMIPSVKLDFSHVQAKCGSLDKIQHSAGGGNIQIQSKKIDLSHITSKCGSMSNIHHRPGGGNVRIENVKLDFKDKAHAKVGSLSNASHTPGGGNIMIESHKLTFRESAKARVDHGAEIVVTHSPGIETGGTSPRLSSAGSVNVLESPQLSTLAQDVTAALAKQGL; encoded by the exons ATGGCAGACGGTCGGCAGCCAGACGAGCACTGGTCCTCAAACGGCCAAGAGAACGGCGAGAACGGCTACTCCGCCTACAGCTCTGCCTACAGGGAGAACGGATACCACGGCGGGGCTGCGGCACATCCTGGAACGACAG TGGATGACTCAGCCAATttgcctccctcccctcccccctctccatccgCTGAGCAGATTGGGCCCGTGGCACAAg CCCAGCCAGAAGAATGTATCAGTAAGGCATCATGCGAGTCTGCTATGAAGGAAGATGAACCTCAAATGGCATCGCTACATCAGAAGGAGTTGGCAATTGAAAGAGCAACACCTGAGGATGCAGATCTCGCCTCGATCAaacctccttctccctctgtgaaagagaaagagttgtCTGACACTTCCTCAATTGAGCATGGTAACCAAGACAGAAAGGCTATAGTAGAAGGGGCTGCTGAGTGTAACTTGCCTGAGTCCAAAGCACAAGAAGCAAATCAACCTTTACTGACAGAGGAGTTTTCAAATCGTAAGCCGgaagacaaagagggaattGCCCTACCTGGTAAATCAGGAGCCACTATGGATGAAAGCAAGGAAGAACCTGCGGCGGCTTTAGATAAGGTGGGCCAAGATAGTGGCAGTGACATCAGATTGCATGAGACACAAGTGACTGACATACAGACAGTGGACCAACGGCAAGAAACAGCCAAGTCAAGTCCAGAACCTGAAAAGTTGAAAGCCACATCAGATATTCTTGCAGGGCATGGGTCAGGAGCAAAAACCTACTTTGAGACATCTTCAAAAAGCCACGAAGAGGAGTCATCACAAACTCAGAGCTATTATGaactcagcacagcagcagagacaacgTTAAGTGGGGAAACTGAAAGCCCTATACAGAAACTTGAGGAACAACAAGACAGAAAAGCCAAAACATCATCTGGTAAAGTGTCATTAGAACAAAGGAGTCTCTCCCTGAACATTACTGTTGGGTCTTCGGCAGGACAGGCAGTGACTGGAGAGAAGTCAAAGACCCTCTCAGAAAGGTTATGTCCAATCAGTGGAAGCTTTGATGAATCGGAGGTTTATCCTGCAACACCATCTGTGGAGAGCCAGCACCAGTTTACTCCAGCTGTCTCCATAACCCCAACAACCACTGAATCATCTGAAGATATCCCCACCGATGTAGAAACTCCTTTGCCTTCTGATAAGCACAATTCTACATTTGAACGTTCAGGCAGCCTCTCTGAGATGTTGGACCTGGCTGGAGCCCTGCCTCGGCCATCATTAGAGAAGAGGGAGCATGACCACATGAGACGAAAGTCTATGCCCACCAATGTATCAGCTCTGGTTGGGAGTTCTTTGGCCAAGCTTGCCTTGGGAGAGCAGACCTCAAAAGTGGTGGGAGGGGAAAACCAGCTGGAGGAACTGGGCTACTGTGTCTTTAGCGAGTATTCAGGGCCCATGCCTTCTCCTGCTGATGTACCCAGTCCTGGTGACTCTCCACACCAGCGTTTCCCTTCTATGGAGAGTGAAGTTGAGGAAGAACTTGGGAACACAGAAGTTGAAGGTGTTCAAAAAGTAATGCAACAGCAAGATCACAAGGGAATTATCCCTGAGATGTCTCAAAAAGCAGTGTTTGAAAAGAAAGATGCACCAATAAAGTCTACCCTGATTCTTGAAAAAGCTGTGACAAGTGGAGTTAAACCTGATCGCCTAAGAATCCCAATGACTTCTTCAAAGGACAGATTGACTGAGTTTCGTTTGGAGAGTGGCTTGCCTGGTGACATAAAGATCCAAGCAATCCCTGAGGTAGATGTTGAAAAAGACCCCTCCAGAGAGGCTTCTCCCATCCCACCAGACAATTCCTTCACTTTCAGTCTGACGGAAAATGGAAGCAAGGCTCCCCCAACTCCCACCACTCCCAAATCCACAGATGATACACCTCAAGAAACCCAAGTCACTGAAGAGAAGGCAGGGAAAGATGTCTTACTCGAGGTCAAAGCAGAGAATGACCAAGAGGCTGAGAAGATTGATAATAAACAGACAAATCTAGATGAGGGGTTACAGAAATCTGAGCTGAAGGAATCAAAACAAAGAAGTGATGGGCCTGAAGTTATATCATCTCAGTGTTTAGAGAGCACAGAAGAAGATTGCAAGAAGATTCAAAGTGAGCATGGGACACCTACAAGATTAGACAGCATAGAAAAGCAAGAGACCTCAAAAGCTGTTCAGGATTTAAGTACGGGAAAGCCCTTAGATGAGAAAAATACCCAAATCCAGTTTCAAGAGGTGACTCTGGATAAATGCTCACCAAGGCCATGTACATCCTCCCCAGTGATCATTATACCTCAAGCACaagtagaagaagaagcagatgaAGAGGATGATATTGAGATTGCTGAAGAGCCTCAAGAGATGATGGAGGATGCTGAACCGCCTGTTCAAGCAGAGGGGCATCTAATTAAAGTGGATGGTAAGGAAGAGCCAAAGAAAGAGCAAGTGAGGCTGATGGTAGGCGATCAGATGGTGGAAGACGATCCCAAGTCTGGAGCAGAAGAATGGAGTCATAGTGCCCAAAACAGTGACGATGGGGAGCCTGCGACAGACAGTTCGCACCTGTCTCCATGCTCTGACCATGATCAACCAGTTGAGGGTGGCAGAGATGAAGGCATGGGAGAGGACAAAGTGGCAGAAGATGCACAAATGAATAGGGATAAGGGGAAGAAAGAGCAGGGCGAGGCTGTGAAGGGAGGCCAAACAAGGGAGCGGGAGATGGAGGAAGCTGGCTTGGATGAGGTaggtgaagagaaagagcagaaaattaTGGAAGAAGATAATGAGAGCGAGGCAAGGAtgggagagaaggaggatgaCATCGAGACTGGTCAGGAGGTGGAAGAAACCCAGACCAGTCAGGCAGCTAACGATGAAACCACCATGGACGTCTCCATCCTAGATACAGACAGTGGCTGGATGGACTCACAAG ATGATGACAAAAGTGTCATGACTGAGCAAATCGAAGCCCTTCCTCAGACCCAGAGTCCAACCAGTACACCTGTGGTGGACAGACCCGCTAAACGGGCCCCTGGCAGAGGAAGGGGCCGCCCTGGCGCCATTGAGAGTAGAGTGTTGCGCAAAGTAACCAGCCACCATCCGCCAAGAGAGGAGatcaagaagaaaaaag GCGCGAGGAGGGCTGACCAGAATAAGGTGTCAGCCCTCCAAAGTCGTTCTCCATCTCGAAAGAGTGTAGCCAAAGCGGCAGCCAGACATCCTAGGCCCGCTCTGCTTCACGGCTCTGCTAGACGCAAGGCCACAG GTATGGAAAGCTATCAGCCCCTGAGCGTGGCCCACCAGTCCAGGGAGAGGACCACT gAGAGAGCGTACCGCAGCCCAGAGAAGAGGTCGTCCCTGCCTAGGCCTGCCAAATCTCTGACACGCCACATCCCTGCTGCTGAACAGGAGGACAACAGCACCCCATCCAGGCCAACCT CGTTCCAGTCCAGAGTGGACAGCAGGTCTGGAAGAGGCCCTGGTATGGCAG GCACAGACTCGGCGCGTTCCCGATCAGTCCGCAGTGGCGCCTCCACCCCCGGCTCCTCCGCCGTCACGCCGGGCACGCCCCCCAGCTACTCCTGCCGCACCCCCGGCTCGCGCACCCCCGGCAGCCACACACCCAAGTCCTTCAGCGTCCTCCAGGAGAAGAAGGTGGCGGTGATCCGGACCCCGCCCAAGTCTCCTTCCTCCGCCCAACGGCAGCTGAAGGTTCTCAATCAGCCCCTGCCTGACCTGAAGAATGTAAAGTCCAAGATCGGGTCCACCAGCAACCTCAAGCACCAGCCGAAAGGCGGGCAG GTCATGATCCCGAGTGTAAAACTGGATTTTAGCCATGTCCAGGCTAAATGTGGCTCCCTGGACAAAATCCAGCACAGCGCAGGCGGGGGAAAc
- the LOC143316259 gene encoding uncharacterized protein LOC143316259 isoform X7 yields MADGRQPDEHWSSNGQENGENGYSAYSSAYRENGYHGGAAAHPGTTVDDSANLPPSPPPSPSAEQIGPVAQAQPEECISKASCESAMKEDEPQMASLHQKELAIERATPEDADLASIKPPSPSVKEKELSDTSSIEHGNQDRKAIVEGAAECNLPESKAQEANQPLLTEEFSNRKPEDKEGIALPGKSGATMDESKEEPAAALDKVGQDSGSDIRLHETQVTDIQTVDQRQETAKSSPEPEKLKATSDILAGHGSGAKTYFETSSKSHEEESSQTQSYYELSTAAETTLSGETESPIQKLEEQQDRKAKTSSGKVSLEQRSLSLNITVGSSAGQAVTGEKSKTLSERLCPISGSFDESEVYPATPSVESQHQFTPAVSITPTTTESSEDIPTDVETPLPSDKHNSTFERSGSLSEMLDLAGALPRPSLEKREHDHMRRKSMPTNVSALVGSSLAKLALGEQTSKVVGGENQLEELGYCVFSEYSGPMPSPADVPSPGDSPHQRFPSMESEVEEELGNTEVEGVQKVMQQQDHKGIIPEMSQKAVFEKKDAPIKSTLILEKAVTSGVKPDRLRIPMTSSKDRLTEFRLESGLPGDIKIQAIPEVDVEKDPSREASPIPPDNSFTFSLTENGSKAPPTPTTPKSTDDTPQETQVTEEKAGKDVLLEVKAENDQEAEKIDNKQTNLDEGLQKSELKESKQRSDGPEVISSQCLESTEEDCKKIQSEHGTPTRLDSIEKQETSKAVQDLSTGKPLDEKNTQIQFQEVTLDKCSPRPCTSSPVIIIPQAQVEEEADEEDDIEIAEEPQEMMEDAEPPVQAEGHLIKVDGKEEPKKEQVRLMVGDQMVEDDPKSGAEEWSHSAQNSDDGEPATDSSHLSPCSDHDQPVEGGRDEGMGEDKVAEDAQMNRDKGKKEQGEAVKGGQTREREMEEAGLDEVGEEKEQKIMEEDNESEARMGEKEDDIETGQEVEETQTSQAANDETTMDVSILDTDSGWMDSQDDDKSVMTEQIEALPQTQSPTSTPVVDRPAKRAPGRGRGRPGAIESRVLRKVTSHHPPREEIKKKKVGARRADQNKVSALQSRSPSRKSVAKAAARHPRPALLHGSARRKATGMESYQPLSVAHQSRERTTERAYRSPEKRSSLPRPAKSLTRHIPAAEQEDNSTPSRPTCTDSARSRSVRSGASTPGSSAVTPGTPPSYSCRTPGSRTPGSHTPKSFSVLQEKKVAVIRTPPKSPSSAQRQLKVLNQPLPDLKNVKSKIGSTSNLKHQPKGGQVMIPSVKLDFSHVQAKCGSLDKIQHSAGGGNIQIQSKKIDLSHITSKCGSMSNIHHRPGGGNVRIENVKLDFKDKAHAKVGSLSNASHTPGGGNIMIESHKLTFRESAKARVDHGAEIVVTHSPGIETGGTSPRLSSAGSVNVLESPQLSTLAQDVTAALAKQGL; encoded by the exons ATGGCAGACGGTCGGCAGCCAGACGAGCACTGGTCCTCAAACGGCCAAGAGAACGGCGAGAACGGCTACTCCGCCTACAGCTCTGCCTACAGGGAGAACGGATACCACGGCGGGGCTGCGGCACATCCTGGAACGACAG TGGATGACTCAGCCAATttgcctccctcccctcccccctctccatccgCTGAGCAGATTGGGCCCGTGGCACAAg CCCAGCCAGAAGAATGTATCAGTAAGGCATCATGCGAGTCTGCTATGAAGGAAGATGAACCTCAAATGGCATCGCTACATCAGAAGGAGTTGGCAATTGAAAGAGCAACACCTGAGGATGCAGATCTCGCCTCGATCAaacctccttctccctctgtgaaagagaaagagttgtCTGACACTTCCTCAATTGAGCATGGTAACCAAGACAGAAAGGCTATAGTAGAAGGGGCTGCTGAGTGTAACTTGCCTGAGTCCAAAGCACAAGAAGCAAATCAACCTTTACTGACAGAGGAGTTTTCAAATCGTAAGCCGgaagacaaagagggaattGCCCTACCTGGTAAATCAGGAGCCACTATGGATGAAAGCAAGGAAGAACCTGCGGCGGCTTTAGATAAGGTGGGCCAAGATAGTGGCAGTGACATCAGATTGCATGAGACACAAGTGACTGACATACAGACAGTGGACCAACGGCAAGAAACAGCCAAGTCAAGTCCAGAACCTGAAAAGTTGAAAGCCACATCAGATATTCTTGCAGGGCATGGGTCAGGAGCAAAAACCTACTTTGAGACATCTTCAAAAAGCCACGAAGAGGAGTCATCACAAACTCAGAGCTATTATGaactcagcacagcagcagagacaacgTTAAGTGGGGAAACTGAAAGCCCTATACAGAAACTTGAGGAACAACAAGACAGAAAAGCCAAAACATCATCTGGTAAAGTGTCATTAGAACAAAGGAGTCTCTCCCTGAACATTACTGTTGGGTCTTCGGCAGGACAGGCAGTGACTGGAGAGAAGTCAAAGACCCTCTCAGAAAGGTTATGTCCAATCAGTGGAAGCTTTGATGAATCGGAGGTTTATCCTGCAACACCATCTGTGGAGAGCCAGCACCAGTTTACTCCAGCTGTCTCCATAACCCCAACAACCACTGAATCATCTGAAGATATCCCCACCGATGTAGAAACTCCTTTGCCTTCTGATAAGCACAATTCTACATTTGAACGTTCAGGCAGCCTCTCTGAGATGTTGGACCTGGCTGGAGCCCTGCCTCGGCCATCATTAGAGAAGAGGGAGCATGACCACATGAGACGAAAGTCTATGCCCACCAATGTATCAGCTCTGGTTGGGAGTTCTTTGGCCAAGCTTGCCTTGGGAGAGCAGACCTCAAAAGTGGTGGGAGGGGAAAACCAGCTGGAGGAACTGGGCTACTGTGTCTTTAGCGAGTATTCAGGGCCCATGCCTTCTCCTGCTGATGTACCCAGTCCTGGTGACTCTCCACACCAGCGTTTCCCTTCTATGGAGAGTGAAGTTGAGGAAGAACTTGGGAACACAGAAGTTGAAGGTGTTCAAAAAGTAATGCAACAGCAAGATCACAAGGGAATTATCCCTGAGATGTCTCAAAAAGCAGTGTTTGAAAAGAAAGATGCACCAATAAAGTCTACCCTGATTCTTGAAAAAGCTGTGACAAGTGGAGTTAAACCTGATCGCCTAAGAATCCCAATGACTTCTTCAAAGGACAGATTGACTGAGTTTCGTTTGGAGAGTGGCTTGCCTGGTGACATAAAGATCCAAGCAATCCCTGAGGTAGATGTTGAAAAAGACCCCTCCAGAGAGGCTTCTCCCATCCCACCAGACAATTCCTTCACTTTCAGTCTGACGGAAAATGGAAGCAAGGCTCCCCCAACTCCCACCACTCCCAAATCCACAGATGATACACCTCAAGAAACCCAAGTCACTGAAGAGAAGGCAGGGAAAGATGTCTTACTCGAGGTCAAAGCAGAGAATGACCAAGAGGCTGAGAAGATTGATAATAAACAGACAAATCTAGATGAGGGGTTACAGAAATCTGAGCTGAAGGAATCAAAACAAAGAAGTGATGGGCCTGAAGTTATATCATCTCAGTGTTTAGAGAGCACAGAAGAAGATTGCAAGAAGATTCAAAGTGAGCATGGGACACCTACAAGATTAGACAGCATAGAAAAGCAAGAGACCTCAAAAGCTGTTCAGGATTTAAGTACGGGAAAGCCCTTAGATGAGAAAAATACCCAAATCCAGTTTCAAGAGGTGACTCTGGATAAATGCTCACCAAGGCCATGTACATCCTCCCCAGTGATCATTATACCTCAAGCACaagtagaagaagaagcagatgaAGAGGATGATATTGAGATTGCTGAAGAGCCTCAAGAGATGATGGAGGATGCTGAACCGCCTGTTCAAGCAGAGGGGCATCTAATTAAAGTGGATGGTAAGGAAGAGCCAAAGAAAGAGCAAGTGAGGCTGATGGTAGGCGATCAGATGGTGGAAGACGATCCCAAGTCTGGAGCAGAAGAATGGAGTCATAGTGCCCAAAACAGTGACGATGGGGAGCCTGCGACAGACAGTTCGCACCTGTCTCCATGCTCTGACCATGATCAACCAGTTGAGGGTGGCAGAGATGAAGGCATGGGAGAGGACAAAGTGGCAGAAGATGCACAAATGAATAGGGATAAGGGGAAGAAAGAGCAGGGCGAGGCTGTGAAGGGAGGCCAAACAAGGGAGCGGGAGATGGAGGAAGCTGGCTTGGATGAGGTaggtgaagagaaagagcagaaaattaTGGAAGAAGATAATGAGAGCGAGGCAAGGAtgggagagaaggaggatgaCATCGAGACTGGTCAGGAGGTGGAAGAAACCCAGACCAGTCAGGCAGCTAACGATGAAACCACCATGGACGTCTCCATCCTAGATACAGACAGTGGCTGGATGGACTCACAAG ATGATGACAAAAGTGTCATGACTGAGCAAATCGAAGCCCTTCCTCAGACCCAGAGTCCAACCAGTACACCTGTGGTGGACAGACCCGCTAAACGGGCCCCTGGCAGAGGAAGGGGCCGCCCTGGCGCCATTGAGAGTAGAGTGTTGCGCAAAGTAACCAGCCACCATCCGCCAAGAGAGGAGatcaagaagaaaaaag TAGGCGCGAGGAGGGCTGACCAGAATAAGGTGTCAGCCCTCCAAAGTCGTTCTCCATCTCGAAAGAGTGTAGCCAAAGCGGCAGCCAGACATCCTAGGCCCGCTCTGCTTCACGGCTCTGCTAGACGCAAGGCCACAG GTATGGAAAGCTATCAGCCCCTGAGCGTGGCCCACCAGTCCAGGGAGAGGACCACT gAGAGAGCGTACCGCAGCCCAGAGAAGAGGTCGTCCCTGCCTAGGCCTGCCAAATCTCTGACACGCCACATCCCTGCTGCTGAACAGGAGGACAACAGCACCCCATCCAGGCCAACCT GCACAGACTCGGCGCGTTCCCGATCAGTCCGCAGTGGCGCCTCCACCCCCGGCTCCTCCGCCGTCACGCCGGGCACGCCCCCCAGCTACTCCTGCCGCACCCCCGGCTCGCGCACCCCCGGCAGCCACACACCCAAGTCCTTCAGCGTCCTCCAGGAGAAGAAGGTGGCGGTGATCCGGACCCCGCCCAAGTCTCCTTCCTCCGCCCAACGGCAGCTGAAGGTTCTCAATCAGCCCCTGCCTGACCTGAAGAATGTAAAGTCCAAGATCGGGTCCACCAGCAACCTCAAGCACCAGCCGAAAGGCGGGCAG GTCATGATCCCGAGTGTAAAACTGGATTTTAGCCATGTCCAGGCTAAATGTGGCTCCCTGGACAAAATCCAGCACAGCGCAGGCGGGGGAAAc